From one Paenibacillus terrae HPL-003 genomic stretch:
- a CDS encoding 5-methyltetrahydropteroyltriglutamate--homocysteine S-methyltransferase gives MSSILENASQRKVAPFRHDMVGSFLRPQAIKDGRIKFQNNEISADELRKIEDNEIIKLVEKQKSVGLKAVTDGEFRRSWWHLDFMWGLDGVEKVELSNGYQFQGVETRAETARLTGKIGHSQHPFIQDFTFLKQVAGEDAIARQTIPAPAQFLAELLRGENKETTDTYYSNLDELVKDIAKAYKSVIQALYNEGCRSLQLDDCTWGMLCDKNYWEARQHAGENVEETKKLFARVNQETVNDLPADLVVTTHVCRGNYHSTWASSGGYEPVAETLFGIDNIDGYYLEFDTDRAGDFTPLKHLKDQQQVVLGLVSSKTGEMEDKQTVINRIKEAAQFVDINHICLSPQCGFASTEEGNILTEEQQWKKLAFIKEIADEIWK, from the coding sequence ATGAGCAGCATCCTTGAAAATGCATCCCAACGCAAAGTGGCCCCTTTCAGACATGATATGGTCGGTAGCTTTCTGCGCCCGCAAGCGATCAAAGACGGCAGAATTAAATTCCAAAACAACGAAATTTCTGCGGACGAACTGAGAAAGATTGAAGACAACGAAATTATCAAGCTGGTGGAGAAGCAAAAATCCGTAGGGCTTAAAGCTGTGACAGATGGCGAATTCAGACGCTCTTGGTGGCATCTTGATTTTATGTGGGGCCTGGATGGCGTGGAAAAGGTAGAGCTTTCGAACGGTTACCAATTCCAAGGCGTAGAAACGAGAGCGGAAACCGCACGCTTGACTGGTAAAATCGGTCACTCCCAACACCCTTTCATTCAGGACTTCACATTCTTGAAGCAAGTAGCAGGTGAGGATGCGATTGCACGTCAAACCATTCCTGCACCAGCACAGTTCCTGGCCGAGCTGTTGCGTGGAGAAAACAAAGAAACAACCGATACCTATTACAGCAATCTGGACGAGCTCGTTAAAGATATCGCTAAAGCTTACAAATCCGTGATTCAAGCCCTGTATAATGAGGGCTGCCGCAGCTTGCAACTGGATGATTGCACATGGGGCATGCTCTGCGATAAAAACTATTGGGAAGCCAGACAGCATGCGGGTGAGAATGTAGAAGAAACCAAAAAGCTGTTTGCTCGCGTGAATCAGGAAACCGTAAATGATCTCCCAGCCGATCTGGTGGTTACGACCCACGTATGCCGTGGCAACTACCATTCCACCTGGGCATCCTCGGGCGGCTATGAGCCTGTTGCCGAAACCCTGTTCGGCATCGACAACATCGACGGCTACTACCTCGAATTCGATACCGACCGTGCAGGTGATTTCACACCGCTTAAGCATCTGAAAGACCAACAGCAGGTCGTCCTGGGCCTCGTTTCCTCCAAAACGGGTGAGATGGAAGACAAGCAGACGGTCATTAACCGTATTAAAGAAGCCGCTCAATTCGTGGATATCAACCACATCTGCCTTAGCCCACAATGCGGATTCGCTTCTACGGAAGAGGGCAATATTTTGACGGAAGAGCAACAGTGGAAAAAGCTTGCTTTCATTAAAGAGATTGCGGACGAGATTTGGAAGTAA